Proteins encoded by one window of Roseibium sp. Sym1:
- a CDS encoding DUF1402 family protein encodes MMSRKPRQLNFATRILTACLLFAVLASPVTLPLVTASPAEAQSVRTVPEGNRYRSQPRIPFASSRRTSASKSSYDAKFDKVLAVLKRDRRLMGSIKRIASKYGIDPIHIVGAIVGEHTYNYDTLDSAQSYYVKALSYAGIRFDFELNGEHVDTFVQRPQFDRCRKDHIQKSSDRRWSCYENVWNSKFRGRKVEGVRYPKKNFNEAFFQPLFSGQSFGLGQLSPLTVLKMTDRVARQSSYRKLEASNPKEVYKATMDPNISLHYMAAIIQDAIAAYKSVGKVDISKNPGLTATLYNLGDPWSRAAKFRRSGQSWPRENYYGWLVNDRIDDLQALF; translated from the coding sequence ATGATGAGCAGGAAGCCCCGTCAGCTTAACTTCGCCACCCGGATATTGACGGCTTGCCTGCTCTTTGCAGTGCTGGCCAGCCCCGTGACCTTGCCGCTGGTCACCGCCAGCCCCGCCGAGGCCCAGTCGGTGCGCACCGTGCCTGAAGGCAACCGCTACCGGTCCCAGCCGAGAATTCCGTTCGCGTCCTCGCGCCGCACCTCGGCATCGAAATCCTCCTATGACGCAAAGTTCGACAAGGTCCTGGCCGTCCTGAAGCGCGACCGGCGCCTGATGGGGTCGATCAAGCGCATTGCCTCCAAATACGGCATCGACCCGATCCATATCGTCGGTGCCATTGTCGGCGAGCACACCTACAATTACGACACGCTCGACAGTGCCCAGTCCTACTACGTCAAGGCCCTGTCCTATGCCGGGATCCGGTTCGACTTCGAACTCAACGGCGAGCATGTCGACACTTTCGTCCAGCGGCCGCAATTCGACCGCTGCCGCAAGGACCACATTCAAAAGAGCAGCGACAGGCGCTGGTCCTGTTACGAAAATGTCTGGAACAGCAAGTTCCGGGGCCGCAAGGTCGAGGGCGTGCGCTACCCGAAGAAGAACTTCAACGAGGCCTTCTTCCAGCCGCTCTTCTCGGGTCAGAGTTTCGGTCTTGGCCAATTGAGCCCGCTCACCGTCCTGAAGATGACCGACCGTGTGGCGCGCCAGAGCAGCTACAGGAAACTGGAGGCCTCCAATCCCAAGGAAGTCTACAAGGCCACGATGGATCCGAACATCTCGCTGCACTACATGGCCGCGATCATCCAGGACGCCATCGCAGCCTACAAGTCGGTCGGCAAGGTCGATATTTCCAAGAACCCCGGCCTCACCGCAACGCTCTACAATCTCGGTGATCCCTGGAGCCGCGCCGCGAAGTTCCGCCGCAGTGGCCAGAGCTGGCCGCGCGAGAACTATTACGGCTGGCTGGTCAATGACCGGATCGACGACCTGCAGGCGTTGTTCTGA
- a CDS encoding DUF6665 family protein, which translates to MTVRPPSLNSISDKDPLAAALEQEIFNEKAATLARLNKKLEQALEKLAAAGADTEPDRERLQHSLAEAGEALWHVTIQRELCGLREHRAFYDFLGVPKAVRLRMGPASSLGKSAMSQKT; encoded by the coding sequence ATGACTGTCCGACCGCCCAGCCTCAACAGCATCTCCGACAAGGATCCCCTTGCAGCCGCCCTGGAACAGGAAATCTTCAACGAGAAGGCCGCCACGCTTGCCCGGCTGAACAAGAAGCTGGAACAGGCACTGGAGAAACTGGCGGCGGCCGGCGCCGACACTGAACCGGACCGCGAGCGCTTGCAGCACAGTCTGGCGGAAGCCGGTGAAGCCCTGTGGCATGTGACCATTCAGCGGGAGCTTTGCGGCTTGCGCGAACACCGTGCCTTTTATGACTTCCTGGGCGTTCCCAAGGCGGTGCGGCTTCGTATGGGGCCCGCTTCAAGCCTCGGGAAATCTGCCATGTCCCAAAAAACATGA
- a CDS encoding MFS transporter — translation MTLTTGDTSAVPPSPSRREPGYPDGVPGMDTEGSPVPLSARNLAAYAAMAFPLAFAGLPIYLHAPDFYAVTLQQSIASLGAVLLLLRLVDALQDPVIGSLSDRFHHWRALILAAGAMLLGLGFWMLFHPVPGLPLVWFAVSVFICTTGFSVVSINFQALGGLWKSRSADRTRITGTREAAGLVGLLVAAVVPPVLTQSVGPERAFHWLALGYLPLLALACWLFVRWMRGAPLHLPQNGQVANGWGRLLRHPWRMRFFALVGINTFASAIPAVLVLFFIRDRLGAEAYTGLFLLIYFLSGALSMPLWSRLADRFGKIRAWQASLAAAILTFCWAALLQQGDITAYALVCAFSGLALGADLALPPAILADHIDADNRQGDASRLFSIMAFLSKSALALATGLALPLLGLFGYHPGTDMSADLNVLLSAIYAGLPCILKLLALIGLIRFEKDLAPTCLTV, via the coding sequence GTGACCCTGACCACGGGGGACACAAGCGCAGTGCCGCCGTCCCCTTCCCGACGGGAACCGGGCTATCCTGACGGCGTACCCGGCATGGACACGGAGGGATCACCGGTCCCGCTTTCGGCGCGCAACCTCGCGGCCTATGCGGCCATGGCCTTTCCGCTTGCGTTTGCAGGGCTGCCGATCTACCTGCACGCGCCGGATTTCTATGCCGTGACCCTGCAGCAATCCATTGCCTCCCTCGGGGCGGTGCTTTTGCTGCTGCGCCTTGTCGACGCACTCCAGGATCCGGTCATCGGAAGCCTGAGCGACCGGTTCCATCACTGGCGTGCGCTCATCCTGGCAGCCGGGGCGATGCTCCTGGGACTGGGCTTCTGGATGCTGTTTCATCCTGTCCCCGGCCTGCCGCTGGTCTGGTTCGCCGTCTCCGTCTTCATCTGCACCACAGGGTTTTCGGTGGTCTCGATCAACTTCCAGGCCCTGGGCGGCCTCTGGAAAAGCCGGTCGGCCGATCGCACACGCATCACCGGGACCCGGGAAGCCGCCGGGCTGGTCGGGTTGCTGGTCGCCGCGGTCGTGCCGCCGGTCCTGACGCAATCCGTCGGGCCCGAGCGCGCCTTTCACTGGCTGGCACTCGGCTATCTGCCCTTGCTCGCCCTGGCCTGCTGGCTGTTCGTGCGCTGGATGCGCGGCGCACCGCTTCACCTTCCTCAAAACGGACAAGTGGCAAATGGATGGGGCCGCTTGTTGCGCCATCCCTGGCGCATGCGGTTCTTCGCGCTCGTTGGCATCAATACCTTCGCCAGCGCAATTCCCGCCGTCCTGGTGCTGTTTTTCATACGCGACCGGCTTGGCGCGGAGGCCTATACAGGCCTGTTTCTCCTGATCTATTTCCTTTCCGGCGCCCTTTCCATGCCGCTCTGGAGCCGTCTGGCGGACAGGTTCGGCAAGATCCGGGCCTGGCAGGCGTCGCTTGCCGCCGCGATCCTCACCTTCTGCTGGGCGGCTCTTCTGCAGCAGGGCGACATCACCGCCTACGCGCTGGTCTGCGCATTCTCCGGCCTGGCCCTTGGTGCCGACCTTGCCCTGCCGCCGGCAATCCTGGCCGACCATATCGATGCCGACAACCGCCAGGGCGACGCTTCGCGGCTGTTTTCGATCATGGCCTTCCTGTCGAAATCGGCCCTTGCACTGGCAACCGGGCTCGCGCTGCCCCTGCTGGGCCTGTTCGGGTACCATCCCGGCACGGACATGTCCGCCGATCTGAATGTCCTTCTGAGTGCCATCTACGCCGGGCTGCCCTGCATTTTGAAACTTCTGGCGCTGATCGGCCTGATCCGGTTCGAAAAAGACCTTGCTCCTACCTGTTTGACCGTGTGA
- a CDS encoding chalcone isomerase family protein, with protein MAISRRPVTIAKRPAAVAALALLMAAASPLAPARADLAAAARSVPSAELVGKGRMTYLGFKVFDAELYAPGGTYRASAPFALKLTYLRNFKGEAIAESSVDEIRRQGSASKSQLAAWERQMRAIFPNVAKGQSLTGVRMSNGSTVFYAGNRKLGTISDPAFTERFFAIWLGNRTRNPQLRARLVGAGT; from the coding sequence ATGGCTATATCTCGCAGGCCTGTCACAATCGCCAAGAGACCGGCGGCTGTTGCGGCGCTGGCGCTGTTGATGGCAGCTGCAAGCCCCCTTGCCCCCGCACGGGCGGATCTCGCCGCCGCGGCGCGATCCGTGCCTTCCGCCGAACTGGTCGGCAAGGGACGCATGACATATCTCGGCTTCAAGGTGTTCGACGCCGAGCTTTACGCGCCGGGCGGAACCTATCGCGCCTCGGCCCCCTTCGCCCTGAAGCTCACCTACCTGCGCAATTTCAAGGGCGAGGCGATTGCGGAAAGCTCGGTCGACGAAATCCGGCGGCAGGGGAGTGCCTCGAAGAGCCAGCTGGCCGCATGGGAACGGCAGATGCGGGCGATCTTTCCCAACGTCGCGAAGGGCCAATCCCTGACCGGGGTCCGCATGTCGAACGGAAGCACGGTATTTTACGCCGGTAACCGCAAGCTCGGAACGATTTCCGATCCGGCCTTCACCGAAAGGTTCTTCGCAATCTGGCTCGGCAACCGGACCCGGAACCCGCAACTCAGGGCGCGGCTGGTCGGAGCCGGTACGTGA
- the clpS gene encoding ATP-dependent Clp protease adapter ClpS, with protein sequence MSDIDLKPKLKQKTKTARPKLYKVILLNDDYTPREFVVLILKAEFRLDMAQAEVVMLTAHQKGACVVSVYPRDVAETKATRAIDAAGKLGYPLQFTVEPE encoded by the coding sequence ATGAGTGACATCGATCTGAAACCGAAGCTTAAGCAGAAGACCAAGACCGCTCGGCCAAAGCTGTACAAGGTCATTCTGCTCAATGACGACTACACGCCGCGTGAGTTCGTGGTGTTGATCCTGAAGGCGGAATTCCGGCTGGACATGGCCCAGGCGGAAGTGGTCATGCTGACCGCACACCAGAAGGGGGCCTGCGTCGTCTCCGTCTATCCCCGGGATGTCGCCGAAACCAAGGCGACCCGCGCGATCGATGCGGCCGGCAAGCTCGGCTACCCGTTGCAATTCACCGTCGAGCCCGAGTGA
- a CDS encoding NAD-dependent epimerase/dehydratase family protein — protein sequence MKQCAKSVAPKQDISFRKVVVTGGLGFIGARVFKQVSRMAHVAETVILDSVSYAADFRRLAPASEAGDLPVLRGDIRSRIDVAAALHEADAVIHLAAETHVPRSFADPELFFDVNVTGTETLLKGALEAGVKHFIHVSTDEVYGAVTDDVRETAPLRPTSPYASSKAMAEEAVMMAAQDGLNATILRPTNAVGTGQHAEKLFPRFVMRALKGQRLTIEGTGRQERTFLPVGDLAAAIGLALNTSGTDPLRVFNISGEEDLSVLDVARLVFAATGKNTGLHYVRDRIRNDVAYRIDDTGIRGLGYRQKSSVDRELRAICAELGARARRQPEHLRTRAE from the coding sequence ATGAAACAATGCGCAAAGTCAGTTGCACCGAAACAAGACATTTCCTTTCGCAAGGTCGTTGTGACCGGCGGCCTCGGCTTTATTGGAGCCCGCGTCTTCAAGCAGGTCAGCCGCATGGCGCATGTTGCGGAAACCGTCATCCTGGACAGCGTCTCCTATGCCGCGGATTTCCGCAGGCTTGCCCCGGCCAGCGAAGCCGGGGACCTGCCTGTCCTGCGCGGTGATATCCGTTCCAGGATCGACGTGGCCGCGGCGCTTCACGAAGCCGATGCCGTCATCCATCTCGCGGCGGAAACGCACGTGCCGCGTTCCTTCGCCGACCCGGAACTCTTCTTTGACGTGAATGTGACCGGAACCGAGACCCTGCTGAAAGGTGCCCTTGAGGCCGGCGTGAAGCATTTCATCCATGTCAGCACGGACGAGGTTTATGGCGCGGTGACGGACGATGTCCGGGAAACCGCTCCGCTGCGTCCGACGTCGCCCTATGCCAGCTCGAAGGCCATGGCGGAAGAGGCGGTGATGATGGCGGCGCAAGACGGCCTGAACGCCACGATCCTGCGACCGACCAATGCCGTCGGAACCGGTCAGCATGCGGAAAAACTGTTCCCGCGTTTTGTCATGCGGGCGCTGAAAGGACAGCGCCTGACGATCGAAGGCACCGGCAGGCAGGAAAGAACGTTCCTGCCCGTCGGCGATCTTGCCGCGGCGATCGGTCTTGCCCTGAACACGTCCGGGACCGATCCGCTTCGTGTCTTCAACATTTCCGGCGAGGAGGACCTTTCCGTGCTTGACGTGGCCCGGCTTGTGTTCGCGGCGACGGGAAAGAACACGGGGCTTCACTATGTGCGGGACCGGATCCGGAACGACGTGGCCTATCGCATCGACGATACCGGCATCCGGGGTCTCGGCTACCGGCAGAAAAGCTCCGTGGACCGGGAACTGCGCGCGATCTGCGCGGAACTCGGTGCCCGTGCCCGGCGGCAGCCCGAGCATCTGCGCACGAGGGCCGAATGA